AGTACACTTTGCCCAGCTGCTGGTTGACCCAGGCCTCCAGGGAGGAGTCGGCAACGGTGGGCAGCAGGGCCTTAAGCACGCGTTCGGCCCGGTCGAACTGCCCCATGGCACGCAGCACCTCCGCGTCCAGGACCTGCAGCCGCAGCGAGCCTGGGTCCAGGAGACGGGCGTCGGCGGCCATTTCCGCGGCCTCGGCGTTGAGCCCGCGGGCCAGCAGGACGAACACGTGGTCCGCCGCATCCCCGGATTCCTCCAGGGCCGCCGCGCACTTGTCCTCGTCCACCACCTCCGGCAGCAGGGTCTCGGGGTTCACGGCAGTGCCGGGGAATCCCGCCGATGGCCAGTCCTTCAATGCCATTTAGGACGCAATCTCCTGGTAGGCGGCGAAGAGCAGCGACGGATCCGGCACCTCGAGGATGCCGGGGCGGCCGATCCCGTCCAGCACCACAAAGCGCAGCAGGTCCCCGCGGGTCTTCTTGTCCCGGCGCATGCCGTCCAGCAGAGCCTGCCAGCGGTCCTTGCGGTACGTCAGGGGCAGGCCCAGCAGCTGAAGGATGCTGCGGTGGCGGTCCGCATCGGCGTCGCTGAGGCGTCCCACGCTGCGTGCCAGTTCGGCGGCGAACATCATGCCGACCGAGACCGCCGCGCCGTGCCGCCAGGAATAGCGCTCCGCGTGTTCGATCGCGTGGCCCAGCGTGTGGCCGTAGTTGAGCGTCTCGCGGAGTCCATTCTCGGTCAGGTCCTCGGAGACCACCTTCGCCTTGACGGTGATGGCGCGCTCGATCAGCTTGCGCAGCACGTCGGAACGCGGGTCCCTGACGGCCTCCGGGTTGGCCTCAATCAGCTCCAGAATGGCGGGGTCGGCGATGAAGCCGCACTTGACCACCTCGGCCATGCCGGAGAGCAGTTCGTTGGGCGGCAGCGTATCCAGGGTGTCCAGGTCCACCAGCACGCCGGCCGGCGGGTGGAAGGCGCCCACCAGGTTTTTTCCCTCGGCGGTGTTGATGCCGGTCTTTCCGCCCACGGAGGCGTCCACCATGCCCAGCAGCGAGGTGGGGAGGTGCACCACCTTGACCCCGCGCAGCCACGTGGCGGCCACAAAGCCGGCAAGGTCCGTCACGGCGCCGCCGCCCACGGCCACGATGGCATCGGATCGGGTGAAGTCATTTTGTCCCAGCACCTGCCAGCAGAAGGCGGCGACCTGGATGTGCTTGCCTTCCTCGGCGTCGGGGATCTCCGCGGTCAGCGACGTGAACCCGGCGGCGGCCAGGTCCTCGCGGACCGCTTCGCCGGTGGCCCGCAGGGCGCGCGGGTGGATCACCAGCACCCGCTTGACCCGCTCCCCCAGCAGTCCGGGCAGCAGCGACAGCAGCCCGCGTCCCACCACGACGTCGTAGTTGTCGGCGGCGGCAGTGCCGGTGACCTTGATGACTGTGTTCAATTCATTCACGGTGCGGTGTTCTCTTTCCTTGATTCAGCGGCCAACAGGGCGATGAGCTGGTCAACCAGCTCCGGCACGCTTGACTTGCCGACGTCGATGGTGATGTCGGCCAGGCGGGCATAGACAGGGCCGCGCGCGGCCGCGAGCCGCGACCAGGCGGCCACGGGATCGGCGGCCAGCAGGGGTCGGCCGGTGTTGCGGACAATGCGTTCCTTGACCGTCTCCACGGTCGCCCGCAGGAACACGACGGTGGCCTTCGCCAGCAGCTGCTGCGTGCCGGTGTCGAGCACGGCCCCGCCGCCCAGGGACAGCACCACCGCCTTGGGCTCCGGCCGGTCCAGGACGTCGGCCACGGTGCGGGCTTCGAGCTGGCGGAAATAGTGTTCCCCGCGGGCGGCAAAGATGCGCGGAATGGCCCCGTGCTTGGCGACGATCCGCTGGTCGGTGTCGACAAACTCGAGCCCCAACTTCCGCGCCAGTTCGGCGCCGATCACCGACTTGCCCACGGCCATCGGCCCGATCATGACGATGGAGCGGTCCGGCCGCGGCTGAGGCTCCCCGGAGTGTCCCGTCCGCGCTGCCATCAGCGACCCAAGGTGTCCAGATTGGCCGGGATGGCGGCCAGGTAGCTGTCCATGTTCCGCTTGGTCTCGGCCATGGAGTCCCCGCCGAACTTCTCCAGGAGCGCTTCGGCCAGGACCAGGGCGGTCATTGCCTCTGCCACGACGCCTGCGGCCGGCACGGCGCACACGTCCGAGCGCTGGTGGTGGGCCTTGGCGGGAGCGCCGGTGGCAACGTCGATTGTCTGCAGGGCACGGGGCACCGTGGCGATGGGCTTCATGGCGGCCCGCACGCGCAGGACGTCGCCTATGCTCATGCCACCCTCAATGCCGCCGGCCCGGTTGGAGGTGCGGGTGACGCGGCCGGAGGCATCGCGCACAATTTCATCGTGCGCCGCGGAACCGCGGCGGGCGGCGGTGGCAAAGCCGTCGCCGACCTCCACGGCCTTGATGGCCTGGATTCCCATGAGGGCGCCGGCGAGCCGGGAGTCGAGGCGCCGGTCCCAGTGCACGTAGCTGCCCAGTCCCGGAGGCAGTCCGTAGGCGAGGACCTCCACGACGCCGCCGAGGGTTTCGCCCTCCTTGTGGGCGGCGTCGACCTCGGCGACCATGGCGGCGGAGGTTTCGGCGTCAAAGCAGCGCAGCGGATCAGCGTCCAGGGCGGCAACGTCGGTGAAGGTGGGCACGGCGGCGTCGGGCGGCGAGGCCACGCCGGCTATCTGCACCGTATGGCTGACGAGTTCCACGCCGACGGCGGCCAGGACTTGCGCCGCCACCACGCCCAGCGCCACGCGGGTGGCTGTTTCCCGGGCGCTGGCGCGTTCCAGAACGGGGCGGGCCTCGCTGAAGCCGTACTTTTGCATGCCCGTGAAATCGGCGTGGCCGGGCCGCGGGCGTGTCAGGGGCGCGTTGCGTGCCTGCTCGGCGAGCTCGGCGGGGTCCACGGGGTCCGCGGCCATGACCTGTTCCCACTTGGGCCATTCGGAGTTGGCGATCTGGATGGCGACGGGTCCGCCCTGGGTCAGGCCGTGCCGCACGCCGCCAAGAATGGTGACCACGTCCTGCTCGAACTTCATGCGCGCGCCGCGCCCGTAGCCGAGCCGGCGCCTGGCCAGGGCGTCCCGGACGAGGGCGCCGGTGAGCTCCACCCCGGCCGGAACGCCTTCAATAATTCCCACAAGGGCCGGTCCATGGGATTCCCCGGCGGTCAACCAACGCAACATGTATTCCATCCTGTCATGTTCTGCCGGGCCTATTCGTGCGGTGGGCGCCGGCGGAGCCCAAGTGCGTCGCACATCACATTTAGGACGGCCGCCGAGCGTTCCTCGGCCCGGTCCGCAAATCCACCCGCCGCCGCGAACAGGCGCACCTGCTCCAGCCCTTGGTACAAAAGCATCTCGATCCCGGGGACCACGGTGCCGCCGCGCTGCGTCCAGGCCGCGGCGAGGGCGCTGGGCCACGGGTCGTACGCGACGTCGAGCAGGCACCGGCCGGACGCGTCCATGCCGGAGGCGGCGATCTCCGCCGCGAGCCGGTCCGGTGCATGGGGGGGCAGTGTGGAGATGACGACGCCGTACCCCGCCAGTGCGGCCGCGGCGCGTTCGAAGGGCACCAGGGTCGCCGCAACGCCGAGGCGCTGCGCCACTTCCACGGTCGCCGTGGCCTTGGCCGGGTTGCGGACATAGATGTCCACGGCTGGGGCGCCAAGTCCCGCCAGTGCCGCGACGGCGGACACGGCGGTCCCGCCCCCGCCGAGCACTGCGCCCCTGGGCAGCCGCGGCGCGCCGGCGTGGCGCAGCGCGTGGACGAGCCCGGCGACGTCCGTGTTGTCGCCCAAAAGGTGCGTGCCGCCGTCGTCCGTCCGCGTGGCCACCACGGTGTTCACGGAGTGCAGGGACCGGGCCGCCGGGGTCAGCGTGTCCACCAGTTCGGCAGCCCGGGTCTTGAGGGGCATGGTGACGGACAGCCCGTACCAGTTGCCGTCGGCGCGGACCCGGTCCAGGAACGCGGCCAGTCCGGGAACGTCCAGGTCGACGGCGCCGTAGCTGTAGTCAAGCCCCAGCTCGGCGTAGGCGCTGCGGTGCATGGCCGGTGATTTGGAGTGCCCGATAGGGTGGCCGAGCACGGCGCCTTGAAGCGCAGCGCCCATCTATTTGCACTCCGACGCATTGGCCTGGCACCATGCCGTGTACTTGGCAACGTTCTTCAGGTGCTCGGCGTAGGTGGTGGCGTACAGGGTTTCGCCCGTTTTCAGGTTGACCGTGACCCAGAAGTAGTACGGGTTGCTTTCCGGGTGCGCGGCCGCCTCGATGGAGGCCTCCGCGGGGGAACCGATCGGCCCCGCGGGCAGGCCGGGGTTGGCAAAGGTGTTGTACGGGTTCTTTTTGTCCGCCTTTTGGGCGTCGGTGATGTTGTACGTCTTGATACCGAGCCCGTAGGCGACCGTGGCATCGGATTCGAGCCGGCCGCCCGTCTCGCCGTTGGGGTTGTTGATGCGGTTCTCGATGGCCCCGGAGATCTTGCCGTAGTTCGCCTCGTTGCCTTCAAATTCGATGATGCTGGCAATGGTGAGGTCGCGGTACTGTTCGGCGGGATCGGTGACGCCAGCCTTGTCCAGGTTGGCCTTGGTGGCGTCCACCATCTGCGTCAGGATCGCCTTGGCGCCAAGCTCGACGGCGAAGCGGTACTCCCCGGGGGACAGGTAGCCTTCAAGATTCTTGGCCTTGGCGGGCAGGCCGAAGGCCTTGGGGTCCTTGGCCAGCTGTTCAAATTCGGCCAGCGGAATGCCGGTGCTCTTGGCCAGCACGGCCAGGGTTTCGCCCATGCGCAGGTTTTGCGCCACGGCGGCGTAGTGGACCTTGGCGGCGTCCTTGGACAGCAGCACGGCGACGGCGTCGGAGGCCTTCATCTGCTTGCGCATCTTGAACGAGCCCGGCTGCAGCGAACCGGTGCCGTTGGCCACGCCCAGGGCATCCAGGAACGATTGTTCGCTGGCCACCACGTCCTCCGTGCGCAGCTCCGCGGCAACGGAGCGGGCAGACGATCCTTCCGGTACCACCACCTGCACGCTTCCGGTGCCCGGGCCGGGGTAGTCGGCGGCCTGAAACCCGCCCAGCAGGGGCTTGACGGTCTGCACCACAAAAAACACGACGACGGCGAACAGTGCCAGGACGATGAAGAAGACCACGGTACGGCGGCGCCGGCGGATCCGCTTGGAGACGCGCGTGCTGCGCCGCGACGGCAGCGGCGCCCCGTCGAAGTACGGGGCTTCCTCCCCGTAGTGGTCCCTGTCCCAGTGGTCGCCCTGCCCGGCGGCGTGGCCAGTCGCGGGCCCCGGGTCGCGCCAGGCACCTTCCACGGGCAGGTCATGTTCCTCGGACCAGTGGAGTTCTGGGTTATCCACCAGGTGGGACGGGTGGTGGCTGCCGCTGTTGCGCCCGCTCATTGGGCAGCCCGTCTGTGGGCAGGCCCGGTGGGCGGCACAGGCATTGAATCGGAAATGGCCGAACCTTCTTCTTCTTCGGACGGAATGGCATTCCCCACGGTGCCCGGCTTTGGTGCACGCACCAGCTCCCCAACGGTGGCGTTGCGTGCCTTTTGCATGTCGAGGGCCTGCTGCAAGATGCCAACGGCCGCTGCTTGATCTACCAGCTTACGATGATCACGGCTGCCGATGCCAGCCGCGCGCAACGCCTGGTGGGCGCTGACGGTGGTCAGGCGTTCGTCAATGAGGCGCACGGGCACGTCCAGTCCGGCCGCGCCGAGCGCGGCAACGAGCAGCTGCGCGTAGCTGCGGGCCATCTCGGCCGAGGCCTTCTCGGCGCCCTTGAGCGTGCGCGGCAGGCCCACAAAGATCTCCACGGCGTTGCGCCCGGCCGCCTCCTTGACGACGACGCGGATGTCGGAGTTCTTCTTCGCGTCCCGCGACAGCGTCTTGACGGGCGTGGCAAGAATGCCGCCGGGGTCGCAACATGCCAGGCCGACGCGGACCATGCCCACGTCGATCCCCAGTTTCACTCCCTGGCGGTAGCCTGGCTGATCCATGCGCCCTAGCGGTCCTTGACGGCGTTCGTGACGGCCGCCAGCGCGGCCGGGATGGCCTGCAGGTCCGTTCCGCCGCCCTGGGCCACGTCCGGCTTGCCGCCGCCGCCGCCGCCCAGGACTCCGGCGGCCACCTTCACCAGCGCGCCTGCCTTCACTC
This genomic stretch from Arthrobacter dokdonellae harbors:
- the aroC gene encoding chorismate synthase, which codes for MLRWLTAGESHGPALVGIIEGVPAGVELTGALVRDALARRRLGYGRGARMKFEQDVVTILGGVRHGLTQGGPVAIQIANSEWPKWEQVMAADPVDPAELAEQARNAPLTRPRPGHADFTGMQKYGFSEARPVLERASARETATRVALGVVAAQVLAAVGVELVSHTVQIAGVASPPDAAVPTFTDVAALDADPLRCFDAETSAAMVAEVDAAHKEGETLGGVVEVLAYGLPPGLGSYVHWDRRLDSRLAGALMGIQAIKAVEVGDGFATAARRGSAAHDEIVRDASGRVTRTSNRAGGIEGGMSIGDVLRVRAAMKPIATVPRALQTIDVATGAPAKAHHQRSDVCAVPAAGVVAEAMTALVLAEALLEKFGGDSMAETKRNMDSYLAAIPANLDTLGR
- the mltG gene encoding endolytic transglycosylase MltG, producing the protein MSGRNSGSHHPSHLVDNPELHWSEEHDLPVEGAWRDPGPATGHAAGQGDHWDRDHYGEEAPYFDGAPLPSRRSTRVSKRIRRRRRTVVFFIVLALFAVVVFFVVQTVKPLLGGFQAADYPGPGTGSVQVVVPEGSSARSVAAELRTEDVVASEQSFLDALGVANGTGSLQPGSFKMRKQMKASDAVAVLLSKDAAKVHYAAVAQNLRMGETLAVLAKSTGIPLAEFEQLAKDPKAFGLPAKAKNLEGYLSPGEYRFAVELGAKAILTQMVDATKANLDKAGVTDPAEQYRDLTIASIIEFEGNEANYGKISGAIENRINNPNGETGGRLESDATVAYGLGIKTYNITDAQKADKKNPYNTFANPGLPAGPIGSPAEASIEAAAHPESNPYYFWVTVNLKTGETLYATTYAEHLKNVAKYTAWCQANASECK
- a CDS encoding shikimate kinase; amino-acid sequence: MAARTGHSGEPQPRPDRSIVMIGPMAVGKSVIGAELARKLGLEFVDTDQRIVAKHGAIPRIFAARGEHYFRQLEARTVADVLDRPEPKAVVLSLGGGAVLDTGTQQLLAKATVVFLRATVETVKERIVRNTGRPLLAADPVAAWSRLAAARGPVYARLADITIDVGKSSVPELVDQLIALLAAESRKENTAP
- the aroB gene encoding 3-dehydroquinate synthase yields the protein MNELNTVIKVTGTAAADNYDVVVGRGLLSLLPGLLGERVKRVLVIHPRALRATGEAVREDLAAAGFTSLTAEIPDAEEGKHIQVAAFCWQVLGQNDFTRSDAIVAVGGGAVTDLAGFVAATWLRGVKVVHLPTSLLGMVDASVGGKTGINTAEGKNLVGAFHPPAGVLVDLDTLDTLPPNELLSGMAEVVKCGFIADPAILELIEANPEAVRDPRSDVLRKLIERAITVKAKVVSEDLTENGLRETLNYGHTLGHAIEHAERYSWRHGAAVSVGMMFAAELARSVGRLSDADADRHRSILQLLGLPLTYRKDRWQALLDGMRRDKKTRGDLLRFVVLDGIGRPGILEVPDPSLLFAAYQEIAS
- a CDS encoding tetratricopeptide repeat protein, translating into MALKDWPSAGFPGTAVNPETLLPEVVDEDKCAAALEESGDAADHVFVLLARGLNAEAAEMAADARLLDPGSLRLQVLDAEVLRAMGQFDRAERVLKALLPTVADSSLEAWVNQQLGKVYFSNGNFAAAARCFSTALDQRVASGADAAAIYSSTVSLQRAQDLAERA
- the ruvX gene encoding Holliday junction resolvase RuvX, producing the protein MDQPGYRQGVKLGIDVGMVRVGLACCDPGGILATPVKTLSRDAKKNSDIRVVVKEAAGRNAVEIFVGLPRTLKGAEKASAEMARSYAQLLVAALGAAGLDVPVRLIDERLTTVSAHQALRAAGIGSRDHRKLVDQAAAVGILQQALDMQKARNATVGELVRAPKPGTVGNAIPSEEEEGSAISDSMPVPPTGPAHRRAAQ
- a CDS encoding shikimate dehydrogenase family protein, producing MLGHPIGHSKSPAMHRSAYAELGLDYSYGAVDLDVPGLAAFLDRVRADGNWYGLSVTMPLKTRAAELVDTLTPAARSLHSVNTVVATRTDDGGTHLLGDNTDVAGLVHALRHAGAPRLPRGAVLGGGGTAVSAVAALAGLGAPAVDIYVRNPAKATATVEVAQRLGVAATLVPFERAAAALAGYGVVISTLPPHAPDRLAAEIAASGMDASGRCLLDVAYDPWPSALAAAWTQRGGTVVPGIEMLLYQGLEQVRLFAAAGGFADRAEERSAAVLNVMCDALGLRRRPPHE